The Naumovozyma dairenensis CBS 421 chromosome 1, complete genome genome includes a region encoding these proteins:
- the SDH6 gene encoding Sdh6p (similar to Saccharomyces cerevisiae YDR379C-A; ancestral locus Anc_5.454) gives MPGKLRGIQKDVIHFYRQCIRAALRKPRNKQQHFVTYIHEEFDKYRDLPRKDFGTIEYLLRAGDKKLKMYSRPELTDIH, from the coding sequence ATGCCAGGTAAATTAAGGGGTATCCAGAAAGATGTGATACATTTTTATAGACAGTGTATAAGAGCTGCTTTAAGAAAACCTCGAAATAAGCAGCAACATTTTGTCACTTATATCCATGAAGAGTTCGATAAGTATAGAGATTTACCAAGAAAGGACTTTGGTACAATTGAATACCTACTCCGAGCTGGGgataaaaaattgaagatgtATTCAAGACCTGAATTAACTGATATTCATTAA
- the LSM6 gene encoding U4/U6-U5 snRNP complex subunit LSM6 (similar to Saccharomyces cerevisiae LSM6 (YDR378C); ancestral locus Anc_5.452): MSTKTETTSVSTQFLSNIIGKPVNVKLYSGMLYNGRLESIDGFMNVALSNTTEHYENSSNGLLKSYNSDVFLRGTQVMYISEV; encoded by the coding sequence ATGTCAACAAAGACCGAGACTACAAGTGTATCTACCCAATTTCTATCAAATATTATCGGAAAACCTGTAAATGTCAAACTTTACTCAGGAATGCTTTATAACGGGAGATTAGAGTCCATAGATGGGTTTATGAATGTTGCTCTATCGAATACTACAGAACATTACGAAAACTCTTCGAATGGTCTCCTAAAGTCATACAATAGTGACGTGTTTCTAAGAGGAACTCAGGTTATGTATATTAGTGAGGTATAG
- the PHO92 gene encoding mRNA-binding phosphate metabolism regulator (similar to Saccharomyces cerevisiae YDR374C; ancestral locus Anc_5.446), whose translation MFINQCDMNADSKYLNRTLEDSFKELEQAFGCPKTQVQTNGTNVFDHSTIMNDFFPKAYGAEFSYHSSPTSSKSISNDSSQIFSNHFTQLEDNDTTDITCHSNSMFDYPQGYSNPKGDLSHFNYTYDMNHYKKSGNSIETHELQKPRYFKTDDIFTYSPNHLTKPNCSTIIPTWINIPDGSRFFVIKSINLEHIKKSFYNGIWSSTHFGNKRLSQAFKQLNQNEKIFLFFSANGSGKFCGVAEMISNILSDVDTKDVWENNEKYGKAFKVKWTIVRDIHNKNLKRFLNPLNEMKPVTNSRDTQEIPFPIGHSMMKLFKSDQLEDSSFLDEGYT comes from the coding sequence ATGTTTATCAACCAGTGTGATATGAACGCAGActcaaaatatttgaatagGACTTTAGAGGACTCCtttaaagaattggaaCAAGCTTTTGGTTGCCCTAAGACTCAAGTCCAAACAAATGGAACGAACGTTTTTGATCATTCAACTATTATGAATGACTTCTTTCCAAAAGCTTATGGAGCTGAGTTTAGTTACCATTCTTCTCCAACTTCTTCAAAgtcaatttcaaatgattctTCTCAAATTTTCAGTAACCATTTCACACAActtgaagataatgataccACCGATATTACTTGTCATAGTAATTCCATGTTTGATTACCCGCAAGGATATTCAAACCCAAAGGGTGATTTGAGTCACTTCAACTATACATATGATATGAATCATTACAAGAAGAGTGGGAATAGTATAGAAACTCATGAGCTACAAAAGCCAAGATATTTTAAGACTGATGATATCTTTACTTATTCACCTAATCATCTCACTAAACCTAATTGTTCCACAATTATTCCTACTTGGATTAACATACCAGATGGGTCCAGATTTTTTGTTATCAAGTCTATAAATTTGGAAcatattaaaaaatcattttATAATGGAATATGGTCATCTACACATTTCGGTAACAAGAGGTTATCACAAGCCttcaaacaattaaatcaaaatgagaagatatttcttttcttttctgcGAATGGCTCTGGTAAATTTTGTGGTGTGGCTgaaatgatttcaaatattctttctGATGTAGATACGAAAGATGTATgggaaaataatgaaaaatatgggaAAGCCTTTAAAGTAAAATGGACAATAGTTCGTGATattcataataaaaatttgaaaaggTTTTTAAACCcattaaatgaaatgaaacCTGTTACTAATTCAAGAGATACTCAAGAGATACCATTTCCCATTGGCCATTCcatgatgaaattatttaagTCAGACCAGCTTGAGGATTCTTCCTTTTTAGATGAGGGTTATACGTAG
- the COI1 gene encoding Coi1p (similar to Saccharomyces cerevisiae YDR381C-A; ancestral locus Anc_5.459), translated as MSVNPFKNIGKNILIISGISIASIYTVKSIVRKRREAKFTPKALALSRKTAEENTLSDYYDNLAQVKPGFPIPKPKDDSSSTNILPRKSVYEASSPSVITRKRGDKLGFLDRRKKE; from the exons ATGTCTGTCAATCCGTTCAAGAATATAGG aaaaaatattttaatcaTTTCAGGAATCAGTATTGCCTCAATCTATACTGTGAAATCAATCGTTAGGAAACGAAGAGAGGCAAAATTCACTCCAAAGGCTTTAGCATTATCTAGGAAAACTGCTGAAGAAAATACATTATCTGATTACTATGACAATTTAGCTCAAGTTAAACCAGGTTTCCCAATCCCTAAACCGAAAGATGATTCAAGTTCGACAAATATATTACCACGAAAGAGTGTCTATGAAGCTAGTAGTCCTAGTGTGATAACGAGGAAAAGAGGTGATAAGCTTGGATTTCTTGATAGGAGAAAGAAGGAATGA
- the ARH1 gene encoding NADPH-adrenodoxin reductase (similar to Saccharomyces cerevisiae ARH1 (YDR376W); ancestral locus Anc_5.450), with translation MTVWRRYISTHVPRKKVSIIGSGPAGFYTAYHLLSKSPVPLDVTIWEKLPVPFGLSRYGVAPDHPEVKNCEETFTDCARKFSSHSEKHHFEFVGGIEIGKQIKLAQLLENQDAVILSYGCNGDRYLGIPGEQGTKGVFSSRQFVNWYNGHPSVAMDPEFTNFNWSGVRNVGIIGNGNVALDIARILLSNRIDELWKHTDVSTIALNCLRKAPIHNVKIIGRRDFLHSKFTNKELREMWQLEKYGIRGNISREYFSENMFDLGSHDRAFKRRVEMCSEYLKPFDQRTKKNFKKSVPPPRTQEDRQWKLDYLKSPLKIEKDNYTNRIQSLTLSHNLLTEDNRLIVDPNGKEVTYNLDLLITSLGYAGVPLPEFSELDIAFEKGHISNEQGRVLNNDGDLFPGLYASGWIRKGSQGVIASTMQDSFEVADRVIQDLLQPPRYIYERKRTVDIDLSGTPHTTWADWEK, from the coding sequence ATGACAGTTTGGAGGCGCTATATATCAACCCATGTTCCACGGAAAAAagtttcaataattggTTCCGGACCAGCAGGATTTTATACCGCTTATCacttattatcaaaatcacCAGTCCCCTTAGATGTTACCATATGGGAGAAATTACCTGTTCCATTTGGATTGAGTAGATATGGTGTTGCACCAGACCATCCTGAAGTTAAAAATTGTGAGGAAACATTTACTGATTGTGCAAGAAAGTTTTCTTCTCATAGTGAAAAACATCATTTCGAATTTGTAGGAGGTATTGAGATTGGAAAACAAATCAAACTAGCACAGCTGTTGGAAAATCAAGATGCTGTTATTTTAAGTTACGGGTGTAACGGTGATAGGTATTTAGGTATACCTGGAGAACAAGGAACCAAAGGAGTATTTAGTAGTAGGCAATTTGTGAATTGGTACAATGGACATCCTTCAGTTGCGATGGACCCAGAATTCACTAACTTCAATTGGTCAGGTGTCAGAAATGTTGGTATTATTGGGAATGGAAATGTGGCACTAGATATTGCACGTATTCTTTTAAGTAATAGAATTGATGAACTGTGGAAACATACCGATGTATCAACAATTGCCTTGAACTGTCTCAGAAAAGCCCCAATTCACAATGTCAAAATTATAGGAAGAAGAGACTTCCTTCATTCTAAATTTACGAATAAAGAATTGCGTGAAATGTGGCAATTGGAAAAGTATGGAATTCGAGGTAATATTTCCCGTGAGTATTTTTCAGAAAATATGTTTGATTTAGGAAGTCATGACCGAGcttttaaaagaagagtTGAGATGTGTTCTGAGTATTTAAAGCCATTTGATCAAAGAACTAAAAAAAACTTCAAAAAATCTGTTCCTCCACCCAGGACCCAAGAAGATAGGCAATGGAAATtggattatttgaaaagtcCGCTGAAGATAGAAAAAGATAATTACACTAACCGAATACAATCTTTAACATTGTCCCATAACCTACTGACAGAAGATAATAGATTAATTGTTGATCCCAACGGGAAAGAAGTGACCTACAATTTAGATTTACTTATCACTTCACTTGGGTACGCCGGCGTGCCATTGCCTGAATTTTCAGAGCTTGACATTGCATTTGAAAAAGGGCATATTTCAAATGAGCAAGGCCGTGTATTGAATAATGACGGAGACTTGTTTCCAGGTCTATATGCGTCAGGATGGATAAGGAAAGGGAGCCAAGGTGTTATTGCGTCAACAATGCAAGATTCATTTGAAGTAGCGGATCGCGTGATCCAAGATTTGTTACAACCACCTCGTTATATTTATGAAAGAAAGAGAACAGTTGATATTGACCTTTCTGGGACTCCACACACAACGTGGGCAGACtgggaaaaataa
- the ATP17 gene encoding F1F0 ATP synthase subunit f (similar to Saccharomyces cerevisiae ATP17 (YDR377W); ancestral locus Anc_5.451), translating into MTFHRALSTLIPPKVVSVKHLTAAPNAKRITNVVDFYKLLPKGPAAKTKDLSKLSPIGRYKARYFDGENASGKPIIHLVLAIVTLGYSMEYYFHLRHHKNGEGAEH; encoded by the coding sequence ATGACCTTTCATCGTGCGCTATCTACACTAATACCCCCAAAGGTTGTCTCTGTAAAGCATTTGACCGCCGCTCCTAATGCCAAAAGGATTACGAATGTCGTCGATTTTTATAAACTATTACCAAAGGGTCCAGCAgcaaaaacaaaagatttatcaaaattaagCCCAATCGGTAGATATAAAGCAAGATATTTTGACGGTGAAAATGCCAGTGGAAAACCAATTATCCATTTAGTCCTAGCCATAGTTACTTTAGGTTATTCGatggaatattatttccatTTAAGGCATCATAAAAATGGAGAAGGAGCTGAGCATTGA
- the YRA1 gene encoding RNA-binding protein YRA1 (similar to Saccharomyces cerevisiae YRA1 (YDR381W); ancestral locus Anc_5.458), with the protein MSANLDQSLDEIIGSNKRMNNRARITSNRGRAAGPRKTSKQVNTRRQTGRPNPVRQRVTRAPVNVRSRVPRPDAGREVRVNVEGLPRDIKQDAVREFFSSQIGGVDRVLLSYNERGQSTGMATITFRNNQQASAAVAKFNGAPIDAGRSRLKMNLLVDPNQQPVKSLVDRIRPLPQKRVQQQQQQQPKQQQQRQVRRAPNKKAAVAKDNRRQRKEKPAKKV; encoded by the exons ATGTCTGCCAACCTAGATCAATCACTAGATGAAATCATCGGTTCCAACAAAAGAATGAACAACAGAGCACGTATCACAAGCAACCGTGGTCGCGCTGCCGGTCCGAGAAAGACATCCAAGCAAGTTAATACTCGTCGTCAAACTGGTAGACCAAATCCTGTTAGACAAAGAGTTACTAGAGCCCCTGTTAACGTTCGTTCAAGAGTTCCAAGACCTGATGCAGGTAGAGAAGTAAGAGTTAATGTTGAAGGGTTACCAAGAGACATTAAGCAAGATGCTGTTAGA gaatttttttcatctCAAATTGGTGGTGTCGATAGAGTTCTTTTAAGTTACAACGAAAGAGGACAATCTACTGGTATGGCTACTATAACTTTCAGAAATAATCAACAAGCTAGTGCAGCTGTCGCAAAATTCAACGGTGCTCCAATTGATGCTGGTAGATCTAgattaaagatgaatttgCTTGTCGATCCAAATCAACAACCTGTTAAGTCCTTAGTCGACAGGATCAGACCATTACCACAGAAGAGAgtccaacaacaacaacaacaacaaccaaaacaacaacaacaaagacAAGTAAGAAGAGCTCCAAATAAGAAGGCTGCTGTAGCAAAGGATAATCGTAgacaaagaaaagaaaaaccaGCTAAAAAAGTTTAG
- the RGA2 gene encoding GTPase-activating protein RGA2 (similar to Saccharomyces cerevisiae RGA2 (YDR379W) and RGA1 (YOR127W); ancestral locus Anc_5.453), translated as MPLHQETRRESLRTLYPQITMKNRKQNPQLPLVKKQDILNSMTLVNRCHYENHEIPSIITKCVTEVERRIRAEGLYKKSGSKLLVEKTLNQLATEEDTNINLDDMAIHVVTGVIKRYLITLPNPVFCFDIYDETIGYIRTKNLFERLPISEIKIPEVKTGTGISSQTLTINEIRGILMKLPQKHLKLSGFLSEHLDKIASLQNKNRMTLHNLAIVFSPCLIYDINEENCISDMNERNYVVEFVLKSYVQLFS; from the coding sequence ATGCCATTGCATCAGGAAACCCGCAGGGAATCTCTACGTACATTGTACCCTCAAATCACAATGAAAAATAGAAAACAGAACCCTCAATTGCCATTAGTGAAAAAGCAGGATATTTTAAACTCAATGACTTTAGTGAATAGATGCCATTATGAAAATCATGAAATACCATCtataataacaaaatgTGTTACCGAGGTTGAACGTAGAATACGTGCTGAGGgtttatataaaaagtCGGGATCCAAATTACTGGTTGAAAAAACTCTAAACCAATTAGCTACTGAGGAAGATACTAATATCAATTTAGATGATATGGCAATTCATGTTGTCACAGGAGTTATAAAAAGATATCTAATAACTTTACCTAATCCAGTCTTTTGTTTTGACATCTATGATGAAACAATAGGGTATATTCGTactaaaaatttatttgaaaggTTACCTATATCCGAAATTAAAATACCTGAAGTTAAAACTGGAACCGGTATCTCCTCGCAAACTTTAAcaataaatgaaatacgcggaatattaatgaaattaccTCAAAAGCATTTAAAACTATCGGGGTTTCTTAGCGAGCATTTAGATAAAATTGCatctttacaaaataaGAACCGTATGACATTACACAACCTGGCCATAGTATTTTCACCATGTCTAATTTACGATatcaatgaagaaaacTGTATTTCAGATATGAATGAAAGGAATTATGTAGTTGAATTTGTATTAAAAAGTTACGTACAATTGTTTTCATAA
- the ATO3 gene encoding putative ammonium permease ATO3 (similar to Saccharomyces cerevisiae ATO3 (YDR384C); ancestral locus Anc_5.464), which translates to MTSSTSSSSMEKAVPTQENIPLQSVSSQVPKIHEIYSDRDFITLGNQTFRRSDFLEALGSDDEYLYESKARRQPRKLANPVPLGLASFSLSCLVLSLINANVRGVTNNKLAISLYMFFGGAIELFAGLLCFVTGDTFSMTVFSSFGGFWISWGCINTDQFHSITGYGDDTRMLNNAIGFFLAAWTVFTFLMLMCTLKSSWGLFLLLLFLDLTFLLLCIGSFIDNNNVKMAGGYFGILSSCCGWYSLYCMVVDPSNSYFAFNAHMMPNAPTV; encoded by the coding sequence ATGACTTCttctacttcttcttcctctatGGAAAAAGCGGTTCCAACTCAGGAAAATATACCACTTCAAAGTGTTTCATCCCAAGTCCCAAAAATTCATGAAATCTATTCTGACAGAGATTTTATTACCTTAGGTAACCAAACTTTTAGACGTTCTGACTTTTTGGAAGCACTAGGTTCAGACGATGAATACCTATATGAATCGAAAGCTAGACGTCAACCAAGAAAATTAGCTAACCCAGTTCCACTAGGTCTAGCTTCCTTCTCCCTTTCCTGTTTAGTCCTTTCCTTAATTAACGCCAATGTTCGTGGTGTTACCAATAACAAACTAGCAATCAGTTTATACATGTTCTTCGGTGGTGCTATCGAATTATTTGCTGGGTTATTGTGTTTTGTTACTGGTGACACATTTTCAATGACCGTCTTCAGTTCTTTCGGTGGGTTCTGGATTAGTTGGGGTTGTATTAATACAGATCAATTTCATAGTATAACAGGATATGGTGATGATACAAGGATGTTAAATAATGCAATCGGTTTCTTCTTAGCTGCATGGACCGTTTTCACATTCCTTATGTTAATGTGTACTTTGAAGAGTTCATGGGGCCTGTTCCTATTGCTATTATTCTTAGATTTAACTTTCTTACTTCTATGCATTGGTTCAttcattgataataataacgtcAAGATGGCCGGTGGTTACTTTGGTATCTTAAGTAGTTGCTGTGGATGGTATTCGTTATATTGTATGGTAGTTGATCCAAGTAACTCATATTTCGCTTTCAATGCTCACATGATGCCAAACGCACCAACTGTTTAA
- the ARO10 gene encoding phenylpyruvate decarboxylase ARO10 (similar to Saccharomyces cerevisiae ARO10 (YDR380W); ancestral locus Anc_5.456) translates to MLADGFSRYSNKIGCLITTYGVGELSALNGIAGAFSENVKVLHIVGVARSVHSRSQDYNNQNLHHLVPRLHDSNFVGPNHKVYLEMIKDRVACSVTYLEDINTACDEVDKVIMDIYRYSKPGYVFVPVDFSDMLVDPSNLFKRPEITLENCVSYAPSPVVDELVRMVLQYIYESKCPSIIGDVLCDRFGASSMVNNLIQLTSMWNFATVMGKSIIDESNVMYMGLYNGNESIETVTERFLQSDLVLHFGIQVHEINNGHYTINYKEDAKVIEFHSEYIRFFDASTGNEKVFKGVNFVQVLERLIQTINVNKLNFEYPSNIEKFATDEVNLPTEPTEITKVTQNYLQKSVPHYLNPGDVLVCETGSFQFAIRDFVLPSQLKYITQGFFLSIGMALPAAFGVGIAMQDYPRCHISKDHPSHVEIPDDYEPRLILIEGDGAAQMTIQELTSMVRFQVPIEIMILNNNGYTIERAIRGPTRSYNDVMSWDWTKLLEAFGDFKKQRTVSAKIETRSKLAMKLKQLKNKGKLNLIELVEIKLDTMDFPKQLQSMVDAAAFTRKCSLE, encoded by the coding sequence ATGCTAGCTGATGGATTTTCCCGctattcaaataaaataggCTGTTTAATCACCACTTATGGGGTCGGTGAATTAAGTGCATTGAATGGGATAGCAGGTGCTTTTAGTGAAAACGTTAAAGTGTTACATATTGTTGGGGTCGCCCGTTCTGTTCATTCCCGTTCCCAAgattataataatcaaaatttaCACCATTTAGTTCCTCGTTTACATGATTCCAATTTTGTTGGTCCTAATCATAAGGTATATTTAGAGATGATTAAAGATAGAGTGGCATGTTCTGTCACATATTTGGAAGATATTAATACTGCGTGTGATGAAGTTGATAAGGTTATTATGGATATTTATAGATATTCGAAACCTGGGTATGTTTTTGTGCCTGTTGATTTCTCTGATATGTTAGTAGACCCTTCAAATCTTTTTAAGAGGCCAGAAATCACTTTAGAAAACTGCGTTTCTTATGCTCCATCTCCTGTAGTTGATGAGTTGGTTCGAATGGTTTTACAGTACATTTACGAAAGTAAATGTCCTTCTATAATTGGTGATGTTTTATGTGATAGGTTCGGAGCTTCTTCTATGGTCAACAATTTGATTCAGTTGACCTCAATGTGGAATTTTGCCACTGTAATGGGAAAATCGATCATTGATGAATCAAACGTTATGTATATGGGGCTCTATAATGGGAATGAGAGTATTGAAACAGTGACAGAAAGGTTTTTACAAAGTGATTTGGTCCTACATTTTGGTATTCAAGTGCATGAAATTAACAATGGCCATTATACAATAAATTATAAAGAGGACGCCAAAGtaattgaatttcattCAGAGTACATACGTTTCTTTGATGCTTCTACGGGAAATGAAAAGGTATTCAAAGGAGTTAATTTTGTACAAGTTCTAGAGAGATTAATTCAAACTATTAATGTGAACAAGttgaattttgaatatcCAAGTAATATTGAGAAATTCGCCACTGATGAGGTGAATCTACCAACGGAACCTACTGAAATTACTAAAGTGACACAGAATTATCTACAAAAATCAGTTCctcattatttaaatccCGGTGATGTCCTTGTTTGTGAAACTGGGTCTTTCCAGTTTGCTATACGTGATTTTGTACTACCTAGTCAACTAAAATATATCACTCAAGGTTTCTTTTTATCGATTGGGATGGCTTTACCAGCAGCATTTGGTGTTGGAATTGCAATGCAAGACTATCCACGATGTCATATATCGAAGGATCATCCAAGCCATGTAGAAATACCAGATGATTATGAACCCAGattgattttaattgaAGGTGATGGTGCAGCACAAATGACCATCCAAGAATTGACGTCAATGGTTCGCTTCCAAGTTCCAATTGAAATCATGATtctaaataataatggataTACAATTGAAAGGGCCATTAGAGGCCCCACAAGATCATATAATGACGTTATGTCTTGGGATTGGACAAAATTATTGGAAGCCTTTGGCGATTTCAAAAAACAACGTACCGTCAGTGCAAAGATCGAGACGCGATCCAAACTTGCTATGAAATTGAAgcaattgaaaaacaagGGTAAGTTAAACCTTATAGAATTGgttgaaattaaattagatACAATGGACTTCCcaaaacaattacaatCAATGGTTGATGCAGCTGCCTTCACTAGAAAATGTTCTCTTGAATAA
- the NDAI0A04420 gene encoding uncharacterized protein (similar to Saccharomyces cerevisiae ORT1 (YOR130C); ancestral locus Anc_5.461), whose product MSSIENPNENSFKNAMSDILNGSIAGAFGKVIEYPFDTVKVRLQTQGSKMFPTTWSCIKYTYNHEGVLKGFFQGIGSPIFGAALENATLFVSYNQSSMFLERHTNVSAMNNILISGAFAGSCASFVLTPVELIKCKLQVSNLMKDVQGQVRHTKIIPTLTHILRERGILGLWQGQSSTFIRESLGGVAWFATYEIMKKTLKSRHGGEDSKTWELLVSGASAGLAFNGSIFPADTVKSMMQTERISLMNAVKKVLTTHGIPGFYRGLGITLIRAIPANATVFYVYETLSKM is encoded by the coding sequence ATGAGTAGTATAGAAAATCCCAATGAAAATAGCTTTAAGAATGCTATGAGTGATATTCTTAATGGTTCCATAGCCGGTGCATTTGGGAAAGTGATTGAATATCCTTTTGATACAGTCAAAGTTAGACTTCAAACTCAAGGCTCGAAGATGTTTCCAACAACTTGGTCATGTATAAAATACACATATAACCACGAAGGTGTTCTGAAAGGCTTCTTTCAAGGAATTGGATCTCCAATATTTGGAGCTGCGTTAGAAAATGCCACACTGTTTGTTTCATATAACCAATCATCTATGTTTCTGGAAAGACATACCAATGTGTCCgcaatgaataatattctaataTCAGGTGCATTTGCAGGTTCATGTGCAAGTTTTGTATTAACCCCAGTGGAATTAATCAAATGTAAACTACAGGTTTCAAACTTAATGAAGGATGTACAAGGCCAAGTTAGACATACTAAGATAATCCCAACTTTGACCCATATTTTGAGAGAAAGAGGTATATTAGGATTATGGCAAGGTCAATCAAGTACATTTATTAGGGAATCACTTGGTGGTGTCGCATGGTTTGCAACCTATGaaattatgaaaaaaaCGCTGAAATCTAGACATGGAGGAGAAGACAGTAAGACTTGGGAACTGCTGGTAAGTGGTGCTAGTGCCGGTCTTGCATTCAACGGAAGTATCTTCCCAGCAGATACAGTGAAATCAATGATGCAAACTGAACGTATCTCATTGATGAATGCTGTAAAAAAAGTTCTAACTACACATGGTATTCCTGGCTTCTATAGAGGATTAGGTATAACACTTATAAGAGCTATTCCGGCCAATGCTACCGTCTTTTATGTGTATGAAACGTTATCAAAGATGTAG
- the WIP1 gene encoding Wip1p (similar to Saccharomyces cerevisiae YDR374W-A; ancestral locus Anc_5.447) produces MSPNLEESLSEYLIRELSKQGDLIEPDSQSKLLLACTYQELLKKIILRAAAIARLNHSAEVLPIHLERAMEEIMNK; encoded by the coding sequence ATGAGCCCCAATCTAGAAGAAAGTCTATCTGAATACCTTATAAGAGAACTAAGTAAACAAGGTGATTTAATAGAACCGGACAGTCAATCTAAGTTGTTATTGGCATGTACTTatcaagaattattgaaaaaaattatccTTCGAGCGGCAGCTATCGCCCGGTTGAATCATTCAGCAGAAGTCTTACCAATCCATTTAGAAAGGGCTATGGAGGAAATTATGAACAAGTGA